One genomic segment of Arthrobacter sp. Marseille-P9274 includes these proteins:
- a CDS encoding DUF695 domain-containing protein, with the protein MGLRHRLKKRRPSQDAMVRAFWQWWEDEAAAKICTGGEGFADPYVKRLNQRISRISRGLAWELGTGSVAEHELVIFAEQPAQAALARRVLKAAPAPDLHWEYSDRRQAAADFEELTLGISGEDFAAEDFRVRLLLNRYSADIAVYHPNLAQLPENKRMLPVSVMLDHAIGQADAAAWIGIVEPVLQPHPEDIPLTGLREVVDRLRAGALDEHGQPIWEELHGVAVDGEPITAVVQVPLVSAFWPDFDQHVAIRLAYQTELGGGQPGGTSAQRLQELEEALSAGLGADGRLVATETTPGRRTLHFYVDSTTSAAWQLEAGSVDWPEGQVGVGAEMDPSWSSVKHLRLR; encoded by the coding sequence ATGGGACTGCGGCACCGGCTCAAGAAACGCCGGCCGTCGCAGGACGCGATGGTGCGGGCGTTCTGGCAGTGGTGGGAGGACGAGGCGGCAGCGAAGATCTGCACCGGCGGCGAGGGCTTCGCCGATCCCTACGTCAAGCGGCTGAACCAGCGGATCTCGCGGATCAGCCGGGGCCTGGCCTGGGAGCTGGGCACCGGGTCGGTGGCGGAGCACGAGCTGGTGATCTTCGCCGAGCAGCCCGCCCAGGCCGCGCTGGCCCGCCGCGTGCTGAAGGCGGCCCCGGCCCCGGACCTGCACTGGGAATACTCGGACCGGCGGCAGGCGGCCGCGGACTTCGAAGAGCTCACGCTCGGCATCTCCGGCGAGGACTTCGCGGCCGAGGATTTCCGCGTGCGGCTGCTGCTCAACCGCTACTCCGCGGACATCGCCGTCTACCACCCCAACCTGGCGCAGCTCCCCGAGAACAAGCGCATGCTGCCGGTCTCGGTGATGCTGGACCACGCCATCGGGCAGGCGGATGCGGCCGCCTGGATCGGCATCGTCGAGCCGGTGCTGCAGCCGCATCCGGAGGACATCCCGCTCACCGGCCTGCGGGAGGTCGTCGACCGGCTGCGCGCCGGCGCCCTGGACGAGCACGGGCAGCCGATCTGGGAGGAATTGCACGGGGTGGCCGTGGACGGGGAGCCGATCACCGCCGTCGTCCAGGTCCCGCTGGTCTCCGCCTTCTGGCCGGACTTCGACCAGCACGTGGCCATCCGGCTGGCCTACCAGACGGAACTCGGCGGCGGCCAGCCCGGCGGCACCTCGGCGCAGCGGCTGCAGGAGCTGGAGGAAGCACTCTCCGCCGGCCTGGGCGCGGACGGCAGGCTCGTGGCGACGGAGACCACGCCCGGCCGCCGGACCCTGCACTTCTACGTGGACTCCACCACCTCGGCCGCCTGGCAGCTGGAGGCCGGCAGCGTGGACTGGCCGGAGGGGCAGGTCGGCGTGGGCGCCGAAATGGATCCGTCCTGGTCCTCGGTGAAGCACCTGCGGCTGCGCTGA
- a CDS encoding sialate O-acetylesterase has translation MEPDQSEPAAEGRQIPSRRTLLQRAVPIIAVGLGAGTAGAAATHAATGAPGLPGSGPTVPPSDEDIARLVADPSSATHRALAELLRPAAAGGQAAGLPAPKNGRTDPRKAGADVVLLVGQSNMQGAGLPYDPALDAGFDGVEQLAGSGPYAGKVLPAEDSLFHVTQYLFGGSPAVGPGMEFGRQLWLHQEADRKVLLVPAARGGTGFAGNADYSWDPDNKAAAVNLARRAADACARALALNPSHRLAAILWHQGEADAMARVDERWYRRKLLQLIDLFRAELGPVPFLAGGMVPEWVVASPSARGIDRVHRAISSERPLTAFVEGPQGAATAGDTIHYSAAGARELGLRYFRAYSKLTGGLS, from the coding sequence GTGGAACCAGACCAGTCCGAGCCGGCCGCAGAGGGCAGGCAGATTCCGAGTCGCCGCACGCTGCTGCAGCGCGCCGTTCCCATCATCGCCGTCGGCCTGGGCGCCGGGACCGCCGGTGCGGCCGCGACCCACGCCGCCACGGGCGCCCCGGGCCTCCCGGGCAGTGGGCCCACCGTGCCGCCGTCGGACGAGGACATCGCGCGGCTGGTCGCCGATCCATCCTCGGCCACGCACCGCGCCCTCGCGGAACTCCTCCGCCCGGCCGCCGCGGGCGGCCAGGCCGCGGGCCTCCCCGCCCCGAAGAACGGCCGGACCGATCCGCGCAAGGCCGGCGCCGACGTCGTGCTTCTGGTCGGCCAGTCCAACATGCAGGGCGCCGGGCTGCCCTACGATCCCGCGCTCGACGCCGGGTTCGACGGCGTCGAGCAGCTCGCCGGTTCGGGGCCGTACGCGGGCAAGGTGCTCCCGGCCGAGGACTCGCTCTTCCACGTCACCCAGTACCTGTTCGGCGGATCGCCCGCGGTCGGGCCGGGGATGGAGTTCGGCCGCCAGCTCTGGCTCCACCAGGAGGCGGACCGCAAGGTCCTGCTCGTGCCGGCGGCCCGCGGCGGCACCGGCTTCGCGGGCAACGCGGACTACAGCTGGGACCCGGACAACAAGGCCGCGGCGGTCAACCTGGCCCGCCGCGCCGCGGACGCCTGCGCCCGGGCGCTGGCGCTGAACCCGTCCCACCGGCTGGCGGCGATCCTCTGGCACCAGGGCGAGGCGGACGCCATGGCCCGGGTGGACGAACGGTGGTACCGGCGGAAGCTGCTGCAGCTGATCGACCTGTTCCGCGCGGAGCTCGGGCCGGTGCCGTTCCTGGCCGGCGGAATGGTGCCCGAGTGGGTCGTCGCCAGCCCGTCGGCGCGCGGCATCGACCGCGTGCACCGCGCCATCTCCTCGGAACGGCCACTGACGGCCTTCGTCGAGGGACCGCAGGGGGCCGCGACCGCCGGCGACACCATCCACTACAGCGCCGCCGGTGCGCGCGAGCTGGGCCTGCGCTACTTCCGCGCCTACAGCAAACTGACCGGCGGCCTCAGCTAG
- the hutH gene encoding histidine ammonia-lyase, which produces MTTPATTPAPVAATVTVSTGPLSPAEVVSVARHGARVELSDASLAAMAESRAVIEALVTDDKPHYGVSTGFGALATRQIPLEQRTQLQRSLIRSHAASSGAEVDREVVRGLMLNRLATMATGRTGVRPAVAQAYAGILNAGITPVIGEYGSLGCSGDLAPLAHCALALMGEGQVRTHDGGLAPAADALAAAGLEPVELREKEGLALINGTDGMLGMLLMAADDLHRLLKTADLAAAMSIEGLLGTDDVLAEDLHALRPHPGQISAASNMRRILAGSDLVAGQKEAGGNAHRFTRVQDAYSLRCAPQVHGAARSTLAYAESVAGYELASAIDNPVVTVDGRVESNGNFHGAPVGYVLDFLAIAVADLASMSERRTDRFLDAARSHGLNAFLAGDPGVDSGHMIAQYTQAGIVSELKRLANPASADSIPSSAMQEDHVSMGWAAGLKLRRAVDGLTRVLAVELLTSARALDMRDGGVDTCRSSPAIAAARRQIRKVVEGPGPDRYLAPEIEAVRVLVAGGTLLEAVEQELDSPLS; this is translated from the coding sequence ATGACCACCCCGGCTACCACTCCGGCCCCCGTCGCGGCCACCGTCACCGTCTCCACCGGCCCGCTCTCCCCCGCCGAGGTGGTCTCCGTCGCCCGCCACGGCGCCCGGGTCGAGCTGAGCGACGCTTCGCTCGCGGCGATGGCGGAGTCCCGCGCCGTCATCGAGGCCCTGGTCACGGACGACAAGCCGCACTACGGCGTCTCCACCGGCTTCGGCGCGCTCGCCACCCGGCAGATCCCCCTCGAGCAGCGGACGCAGCTCCAGCGCAGCCTGATCCGCAGCCATGCCGCAAGCTCCGGCGCCGAGGTGGACCGGGAGGTAGTCCGCGGGCTGATGCTCAACCGGCTGGCCACCATGGCGACCGGCCGCACCGGGGTGCGCCCCGCCGTCGCGCAGGCCTATGCCGGCATCCTCAATGCCGGCATCACGCCCGTCATCGGCGAATACGGTTCGCTGGGCTGTTCCGGTGACCTCGCGCCGCTGGCCCACTGCGCCCTCGCCCTAATGGGCGAAGGCCAGGTGCGCACGCACGACGGCGGTCTGGCGCCGGCCGCGGACGCGCTGGCTGCCGCGGGGCTTGAGCCGGTGGAACTGCGGGAAAAGGAGGGCCTGGCGCTGATCAACGGCACGGACGGCATGCTCGGCATGCTGCTCATGGCGGCGGACGACCTTCACCGGCTGCTGAAGACGGCGGACCTCGCGGCCGCGATGAGCATCGAGGGCCTGCTCGGCACGGACGACGTGCTGGCCGAGGACCTGCACGCGCTGCGCCCGCACCCGGGACAGATCAGCGCGGCGTCGAACATGCGCCGGATCCTGGCCGGCTCGGACCTGGTCGCGGGGCAGAAGGAAGCGGGCGGCAACGCACACCGCTTCACCCGGGTGCAGGATGCCTACTCGCTGCGCTGCGCCCCGCAGGTACACGGCGCGGCCCGCTCCACCCTGGCGTACGCCGAGTCCGTCGCCGGCTACGAACTGGCCTCAGCGATCGACAACCCGGTGGTCACGGTGGACGGCCGAGTGGAGTCGAACGGCAACTTCCACGGCGCCCCGGTCGGCTACGTGCTGGACTTCCTGGCCATCGCGGTGGCGGACCTGGCCTCCATGAGCGAACGCCGCACCGACCGCTTCCTGGACGCCGCGCGCAGCCACGGGCTGAACGCCTTCCTGGCCGGCGATCCCGGCGTGGATTCCGGCCACATGATTGCGCAGTACACCCAGGCCGGCATCGTCTCCGAGCTCAAGCGATTGGCCAACCCCGCCTCGGCCGATTCCATCCCGTCCTCGGCGATGCAGGAGGACCACGTCTCCATGGGCTGGGCCGCCGGGCTGAAGCTGCGCCGGGCGGTGGACGGGCTAACCCGCGTGCTGGCGGTCGAGCTGCTGACCTCGGCCCGGGCGCTGGACATGCGCGACGGCGGCGTCGACACCTGCCGCAGTTCGCCCGCCATCGCGGCGGCCCGGCGCCAGATCCGCAAGGTCGTCGAGGGACCGGGTCCGGACCGCTACCTGGCCCCGGAGATCGAAGCCGTCCGCGTACTGGTCGCCGGAGGCACGCTCCTCGAGGCCGTCGAGCAGGAGCTGGATTCGCCGCTAAGCTGA
- a CDS encoding ABC transporter substrate-binding protein, whose product MVTQSSALRSVRRRTAAAAAAAAATLVLAGCGGGSPSSNNSAPATGSEGSGNLEQVSVGLIPITDVAPVYLGIQEGYFEDEGIDLEVQLAQGGAAIVPAVMTGEYQFGYSNAVSLLVAQDKGLPISVVSNGSSSTNEAGQDVTEVAAMPESGIKDAADLSGKTVAVNALNNFADVTIRNSMEQAGADPQSVDFVEMPYPNMPAALERGDVDAAWTTEPFRTQILDAGGTIVASPMTDLADNFDSAFYFASQETLQKNPELVERFRRALAKSFEFAAANDDEVRTIIQDYAKITPELAGKVEMSTWHEDVNMDALQKLGTAAKKYGVLEKEPDYQALIAE is encoded by the coding sequence ATGGTGACACAGTCCTCGGCCCTCAGGTCCGTCCGCCGCCGCACCGCTGCGGCCGCCGCAGCAGCCGCAGCCACCCTGGTACTAGCGGGCTGCGGCGGAGGCAGCCCGTCCTCCAACAATTCGGCCCCGGCCACGGGCAGCGAGGGCTCCGGGAACCTGGAACAGGTCAGCGTCGGGCTCATTCCCATCACGGACGTCGCCCCCGTCTACCTGGGCATCCAGGAGGGCTACTTCGAGGATGAAGGGATCGACCTCGAGGTCCAGCTGGCGCAGGGCGGGGCCGCCATCGTTCCGGCTGTCATGACCGGCGAGTACCAGTTCGGCTACTCGAACGCCGTCTCGCTGCTGGTCGCACAGGACAAGGGGCTGCCGATTTCCGTCGTCTCCAACGGCTCCAGCTCCACGAATGAAGCCGGACAGGACGTCACCGAGGTCGCCGCCATGCCGGAGAGCGGCATAAAGGACGCCGCCGACCTGTCCGGAAAGACCGTGGCCGTCAATGCCCTCAACAACTTCGCCGACGTCACCATCCGCAACTCGATGGAGCAGGCCGGCGCCGATCCGCAGAGTGTTGACTTCGTCGAGATGCCCTACCCGAACATGCCGGCCGCCCTCGAGCGCGGCGACGTTGACGCCGCATGGACCACCGAGCCGTTCCGCACGCAGATCCTCGACGCCGGCGGCACGATCGTGGCCAGCCCGATGACCGACCTGGCCGACAACTTCGACTCCGCCTTCTACTTCGCCTCCCAGGAGACCCTGCAGAAGAACCCCGAACTCGTGGAGCGTTTCCGGCGAGCGCTGGCCAAGTCCTTCGAGTTCGCCGCCGCCAATGACGACGAGGTGCGCACCATCATCCAGGACTACGCAAAGATCACGCCCGAGCTGGCCGGCAAGGTGGAAATGTCCACGTGGCACGAGGACGTGAACATGGACGCCCTCCAGAAGCTGGGCACCGCGGCCAAGAAGTACGGTGTCCTCGAAAAGGAGCCCGACTACCAGGCCCTGATCGCCGAGTGA
- a CDS encoding IclR family transcriptional regulator translates to MASANGPDATTRAADRALGLLRVVCERDGVKLADAAKEVDLSASTALRLLRTLEASGFVAKRGDGLYRPGFRMVQLGVQALSHESLVATSRASLRALVERTGESAYLSVATGPAHGLYLAIEEGTHTVRHVNWVGRAFPLDGSAAGQALAGGVEPGSFAVVANGVEPDITAVAAPVLAGSKVVAALSIVAPSYRTTKEAARSLGELVAAEAGRLFANPTVVDPAATTAPFAS, encoded by the coding sequence ATGGCTTCCGCCAACGGGCCCGATGCCACTACCCGCGCCGCCGACCGCGCCCTCGGCCTGCTGCGCGTGGTCTGCGAGCGCGACGGCGTCAAACTCGCCGACGCCGCCAAGGAAGTCGACTTGTCGGCGAGCACGGCGCTGCGGCTGCTGCGCACCCTCGAGGCCAGCGGCTTTGTGGCGAAGCGGGGGGACGGGCTCTACCGGCCGGGATTCCGGATGGTGCAGCTGGGCGTGCAGGCCCTGAGCCACGAGTCGCTGGTCGCAACGAGCCGCGCCTCGCTGCGGGCCCTGGTCGAGCGCACCGGCGAATCGGCCTACCTGAGCGTTGCCACAGGCCCCGCCCACGGCCTGTACCTGGCCATCGAAGAAGGCACGCACACGGTCCGGCACGTCAACTGGGTGGGCCGCGCCTTCCCGCTGGACGGCAGCGCCGCCGGCCAAGCCCTGGCGGGCGGCGTGGAACCGGGTTCCTTCGCCGTCGTGGCCAACGGAGTGGAGCCGGATATCACCGCGGTGGCCGCCCCGGTCCTGGCCGGATCCAAGGTCGTGGCCGCCCTGAGTATCGTCGCGCCCAGCTACCGCACCACCAAGGAGGCCGCGCGGTCACTGGGCGAGCTCGTCGCCGCGGAAGCCGGCCGGCTGTTCGCCAACCCCACGGTGGTCGATCCGGCCGCCACAACCGCCCCGTTCGCCTCCTGA
- a CDS encoding urocanate hydratase produces the protein MTFTRHDPSRSIRAPRGTALTAKSWQTEAPLRMLMNNLDPEVAERPEDLVVYGGTGRAARSWEAYDAIIRTLETLEKDETLLVQSGKPVGVLRTHEWAPRVLIANSNLVGDWANWPEFRRLEAEGLMMYGQMTAGSWIYIGTQGILQGTFETFAAVAAKKFAEQGATLAGTLTLTGGCGGMGGAQPLAVTLNGGACLIVDVDESRLRRRAGKRYLDEVETDLDAAVAKVLKAKEEKRPLSVGYVGNAAAVFPELLRRHRAGELTVDVVTDQTSAHDPLSYLPEDIAFEDWRAEAEADPAGFTKKAQASMARHVQAMVEFQDAGAEVFDYGNSIRDEARKGGYGRAFEFPGFVPAYIRPLFCEGLGPFRWVALSGDPEDIRVTDQAIKELFPENDHLHRWLDAAAEHVEFEGLPARICWLGYGERHKAGLLFNRLVAEGKVSAPIVIGRDHLDSGSVASPYRETEAMADGSDAIADWPLLNALVNTSSGATWVSIHHGGGVGIGRSIHAGQVSVADGTELAAQKLERLLTNDPGMGVIRHVDAGYERAAEVAAERGVRIPMGE, from the coding sequence ATGACGTTCACCCGGCACGATCCCTCCCGCTCCATCCGAGCGCCCCGCGGCACCGCCCTGACTGCCAAGAGCTGGCAGACCGAGGCGCCGCTGCGGATGCTGATGAACAACCTGGATCCCGAGGTCGCCGAGCGGCCGGAGGACCTGGTGGTGTACGGCGGCACGGGCCGTGCAGCGCGCAGCTGGGAAGCCTACGACGCCATCATCCGCACCCTCGAAACCCTGGAGAAGGACGAGACCCTGCTGGTGCAGTCCGGCAAGCCGGTCGGCGTGCTGCGCACCCATGAGTGGGCCCCGCGGGTGCTGATCGCCAACTCGAACCTGGTGGGGGACTGGGCCAACTGGCCGGAGTTCCGCCGGCTCGAGGCCGAGGGCCTGATGATGTACGGCCAGATGACCGCCGGCTCCTGGATCTACATCGGCACGCAGGGCATCCTGCAGGGCACCTTCGAGACCTTCGCCGCCGTGGCGGCCAAGAAATTCGCAGAGCAGGGAGCCACGCTGGCAGGAACGCTGACCCTGACCGGCGGCTGCGGCGGCATGGGCGGGGCCCAGCCGCTCGCCGTGACGCTGAACGGCGGAGCGTGCCTGATTGTCGACGTCGACGAGTCGCGGCTGCGCCGCCGCGCCGGCAAGCGCTACCTGGATGAGGTGGAAACGGACCTGGACGCCGCCGTCGCAAAGGTCCTGAAGGCGAAGGAGGAGAAGCGTCCGCTCTCCGTGGGCTACGTGGGCAACGCCGCCGCGGTGTTCCCCGAGCTCCTGCGCCGGCACAGAGCCGGCGAACTCACGGTCGACGTCGTGACGGACCAGACGTCCGCCCACGACCCGCTGAGCTACCTGCCCGAAGACATCGCGTTCGAGGACTGGCGCGCCGAGGCCGAGGCGGACCCGGCCGGCTTCACGAAGAAGGCGCAGGCATCGATGGCCCGGCACGTGCAGGCGATGGTGGAGTTCCAGGATGCCGGCGCCGAGGTGTTCGACTACGGCAACTCCATCCGCGACGAGGCCCGCAAGGGCGGCTACGGGCGGGCCTTCGAGTTCCCCGGCTTCGTCCCCGCCTACATCCGCCCGCTGTTCTGCGAGGGCCTGGGCCCGTTCCGCTGGGTGGCGCTCTCCGGCGACCCGGAGGACATCCGCGTCACGGACCAGGCGATCAAGGAGCTCTTCCCGGAGAACGATCACCTGCACCGCTGGCTCGATGCGGCCGCCGAGCACGTCGAGTTCGAGGGCCTGCCCGCGCGGATCTGCTGGCTCGGCTACGGCGAGCGGCACAAGGCGGGCCTGCTGTTCAACCGGCTCGTGGCCGAGGGCAAGGTCTCGGCGCCGATCGTGATCGGCCGGGACCACCTGGATTCCGGCTCGGTCGCCAGCCCGTACCGGGAGACCGAAGCGATGGCGGACGGCTCGGATGCGATCGCGGACTGGCCGCTGCTCAACGCGCTGGTCAACACGTCCTCCGGCGCCACCTGGGTGTCCATCCACCACGGCGGCGGCGTGGGCATCGGCCGCTCCATCCACGCCGGGCAGGTCTCCGTCGCCGACGGCACCGAGCTCGCGGCGCAGAAGCTGGAGCGCCTGCTCACCAACGACCCGGGCATGGGCGTCATCCGCCACGTCGACGCCGGCTACGAGCGCGCCGCGGAGGTTGCCGCCGAGCGCGGGGTGCGCATCCCGATGGGTGAGTAG
- a CDS encoding allantoate amidohydrolase yields MDTVTSLLDSIADVGRDPVRGGYTRPVYSAAELDLRAWFSEQAGRRGLAVDTDRNGILWAWWGEPQRGALVTGSHLDSVPGGGAFDGPLGVASALAAVDVLKARGVEPNRSLAVAVFPEEEGSRFGVACLGSRLLTGAIDADRARNLRDDDGNTLADVARRNGLDPRLLGRDEEALGRIGDFVELHVEQGRGLGEDGPAIAVGTSILGHGRWKLSVHGQGNHAGTTLMEDRQDPMVAAAQIVLAVRQVAAARRDARATVGRLQPVPGGTNVIASRVDLWLDVRHPDDEVTAGLVEAIHGKAQKIAAFEGCTATLTEESFSGTVQFDAALQRQVGNALPGAPLLATGAGHDAGVLAGYAPSAMVFVRNPTGISHSPEEHVEDADADAGAEALADVLEALL; encoded by the coding sequence ATGGACACCGTCACATCGTTGCTGGACTCCATTGCCGACGTCGGACGCGACCCGGTGCGCGGAGGCTACACTCGGCCGGTCTACTCGGCGGCCGAACTGGACCTACGCGCCTGGTTCAGCGAGCAGGCCGGACGCCGCGGGCTGGCGGTCGACACTGACCGCAACGGCATCCTCTGGGCCTGGTGGGGCGAACCGCAGCGGGGCGCCCTGGTCACCGGCAGCCATCTGGATTCGGTGCCCGGCGGCGGGGCCTTTGACGGGCCGCTGGGCGTCGCATCGGCACTGGCGGCCGTGGACGTGCTCAAGGCACGCGGCGTGGAGCCGAACCGGTCGCTGGCCGTGGCGGTCTTTCCCGAGGAGGAGGGCTCCAGGTTCGGCGTCGCCTGCCTCGGCTCGCGGCTGCTCACCGGCGCCATCGATGCCGACAGGGCGAGGAATTTGAGGGACGACGACGGCAACACCCTGGCCGACGTGGCCCGCCGCAACGGACTGGACCCCCGGCTGCTGGGCCGGGACGAGGAGGCGCTCGGGCGGATCGGGGACTTCGTCGAACTGCACGTCGAGCAGGGCCGCGGCCTTGGCGAGGACGGGCCCGCCATCGCCGTCGGAACTTCCATCCTTGGCCACGGCCGCTGGAAGCTGAGCGTGCATGGCCAAGGCAACCACGCGGGCACCACCCTGATGGAGGACCGGCAGGATCCCATGGTGGCCGCCGCGCAGATCGTCCTGGCCGTGCGGCAGGTCGCCGCCGCCCGCAGGGACGCCCGGGCCACGGTGGGGCGGCTGCAGCCGGTGCCGGGCGGGACCAACGTCATCGCCTCCCGGGTGGACCTCTGGCTGGACGTCCGGCATCCCGACGACGAGGTCACGGCCGGCCTGGTGGAGGCCATCCACGGCAAGGCGCAGAAGATCGCGGCCTTCGAGGGCTGCACGGCGACGCTGACCGAGGAGTCCTTCAGCGGGACGGTGCAGTTCGATGCGGCACTGCAGCGGCAGGTCGGCAACGCCCTACCCGGAGCCCCGCTGCTGGCCACCGGAGCGGGGCACGACGCCGGGGTGCTGGCCGGCTATGCGCCGTCGGCCATGGTCTTTGTCCGCAACCCGACCGGCATCTCGCATTCTCCCGAGGAACACGTGGAGGACGCGGACGCCGATGCCGGGGCCGAGGCGCTCGCGGACGTGCTGGAGGCCCTGCTGTGA
- a CDS encoding formimidoylglutamate deiminase, translating to MSGVWCEAGWIRGRGVLEGVRLEVDASGIVTRMKTGTKPEPADVRLSGVAFPAAANAHSHAFHRVLRGRTHDMGVGSFWSWREQMYKAAGALTPEVYEQLATAVFAEMVVAGFTSVAEFHYVHHRPDGTPYGPESGGEHAMELALARAAVNARIRLTLLDTCYLAGGIGQPLAPEQARFGDADAQAWLTRLQSLRETVARKFGPDQVTVGAALHSVRGVPAEALPDIAEQLPADLPLHIHLSEQPAENQACLQATGMTPTALLHRHGLLTDRLSAVHATHLTEADIALLGRAHATIVMCPTTEADLADGIGPAAKLRDAGARIALGTDQHAVVDPWLEMRALEHGERLRSGQRGWFRPEDLHQSATDSGALSLGRKSAGFRPGSYADLMAVDPASVRTVGSRPDQLALTATAQDVTAVVVSGRLAARHGIHATLGDPARLLAAAIERVDDAGARAVGRHGEPSVSAADGVSA from the coding sequence GTGAGCGGCGTCTGGTGCGAGGCGGGCTGGATCCGCGGCCGCGGCGTGCTCGAGGGCGTCCGGCTGGAGGTCGACGCGAGCGGAATCGTGACCCGGATGAAGACCGGCACGAAGCCGGAGCCCGCCGACGTCCGGCTGTCCGGAGTGGCATTCCCGGCGGCGGCGAATGCGCACTCGCACGCCTTCCACCGGGTGCTGCGCGGCCGCACCCACGACATGGGAGTGGGCAGTTTCTGGAGCTGGCGCGAGCAGATGTACAAGGCCGCCGGTGCGCTGACGCCCGAGGTCTACGAGCAGCTGGCCACTGCGGTCTTCGCCGAGATGGTCGTTGCCGGCTTCACCAGCGTGGCGGAATTCCACTACGTCCACCACCGGCCGGACGGCACCCCCTACGGCCCGGAGTCCGGCGGCGAACATGCGATGGAGCTCGCGCTGGCCCGGGCGGCGGTGAACGCGCGGATCCGGCTGACGCTCCTCGACACCTGCTACCTGGCTGGCGGCATCGGCCAGCCGCTGGCGCCCGAGCAGGCCCGGTTCGGGGACGCCGATGCGCAGGCGTGGCTGACCCGGCTGCAGTCGCTGCGCGAGACGGTGGCGCGGAAGTTCGGGCCGGACCAGGTCACGGTCGGCGCGGCCCTGCACTCCGTCCGCGGGGTGCCGGCCGAGGCGCTGCCGGACATCGCCGAACAGCTTCCAGCGGACCTGCCGCTGCACATCCACCTGTCGGAGCAGCCTGCCGAGAACCAGGCGTGCCTGCAGGCCACCGGCATGACGCCGACGGCCCTGCTCCACCGGCACGGCCTGCTCACCGACCGCCTCAGCGCCGTGCATGCGACGCACCTGACCGAGGCGGACATCGCGCTGCTCGGCCGCGCCCATGCCACCATCGTGATGTGCCCGACGACCGAAGCGGACCTCGCGGACGGGATCGGCCCCGCCGCGAAGCTGCGGGACGCGGGCGCCCGGATCGCCCTCGGCACGGACCAGCACGCCGTCGTCGACCCCTGGCTGGAGATGCGCGCGCTGGAACACGGCGAACGGCTGCGCTCCGGCCAGCGTGGCTGGTTCCGGCCCGAGGACCTCCATCAGTCGGCCACGGACAGCGGCGCCCTGTCGCTCGGGCGGAAATCGGCGGGCTTCCGGCCGGGCAGCTACGCCGACCTGATGGCGGTGGACCCGGCCAGCGTGCGCACCGTCGGCTCCCGGCCCGACCAGCTCGCCCTCACGGCCACCGCGCAGGATGTTACCGCCGTCGTCGTGAGCGGACGGCTGGCCGCGCGCCACGGAATACACGCCACGCTGGGCGATCCCGCACGGCTGCTGGCCGCGGCGATCGAGCGGGTGGACGACGCCGGTGCGCGGGCCGTAGGCCGGCACGGCGAGCCTTCGGTCTCCGCGGCGGACGGCGTCTCGGCATGA